One window of Campylobacter avium LMG 24591 genomic DNA carries:
- the rfbH gene encoding lipopolysaccharide biosynthesis protein RfbH, producing the protein MKMKEKILDDVKEYFKNVHQKKLEQDFIPSKTRINYAGRVYDEKELEYLVDSALDFWLTASKYSLKFEKELSKFLGVKHAFLVNSGSSANLLAFFALTSPLLKDRAIKRGDEVITVAAAFPTTINPIIQYGAIPVFVDMDLKYINIDVNELEKAKSPKTKAVMIAHSLGNPFNLKIVKEFCDKYKLWLIEDNCDALGSTYDGKFTGTFGDIGTSSFYPAHHITMGEGGAVYTNDDLLKKIILSMRDWGRDCWCIGGKDNTCGCRFTQQFGSLPKGYDHKYVYSHFGFNLKATEMQAAIGCAQLEKLPSFIKKRKENYQRLYEGLKGLKEFDLVEKEQNSDPSWFGFMLLVNEKAKFSRNEISTFLEKHNIQTRTLFAGNIIRHPAFDCMKEGVDFKVIGKLENTEKIMNDGFWVGVYPGMSFEMIDYIILKIKEFCEANK; encoded by the coding sequence ATGAAAATGAAAGAAAAAATTTTAGACGATGTTAAAGAGTATTTTAAAAATGTGCATCAAAAAAAGCTAGAACAAGATTTTATCCCTTCAAAAACTAGGATAAATTACGCTGGTAGAGTTTATGATGAAAAAGAGTTAGAATATCTTGTAGATAGTGCCTTAGACTTTTGGCTAACAGCTTCAAAATATTCTTTAAAATTTGAAAAAGAATTGTCCAAATTTCTTGGTGTAAAACATGCTTTTTTAGTAAATTCTGGCTCATCTGCGAATTTGCTCGCCTTTTTTGCCCTTACATCTCCTCTTTTAAAAGATAGGGCTATAAAAAGAGGAGATGAAGTTATAACAGTTGCTGCTGCCTTTCCAACCACTATAAATCCTATCATTCAGTACGGTGCTATACCTGTTTTTGTAGATATGGATTTAAAATATATAAACATAGATGTAAATGAACTTGAAAAGGCAAAAAGTCCAAAAACAAAGGCTGTTATGATAGCACACAGCTTAGGAAATCCTTTTAATTTAAAAATTGTAAAAGAATTTTGCGATAAATATAAACTTTGGCTAATAGAAGATAATTGCGATGCTTTGGGCTCAACTTATGATGGTAAATTTACAGGGACTTTTGGAGATATAGGCACAAGCTCTTTTTATCCAGCTCATCATATAACTATGGGCGAGGGAGGTGCTGTTTATACAAATGATGATTTGCTAAAAAAGATCATCTTATCTATGCGTGATTGGGGCAGGGATTGTTGGTGCATAGGAGGTAAAGATAATACCTGCGGTTGTCGCTTTACTCAGCAATTTGGTTCTTTGCCAAAGGGCTATGACCATAAATATGTTTATTCACATTTTGGCTTTAATTTAAAAGCTACTGAAATGCAAGCTGCCATAGGCTGTGCACAGCTTGAAAAACTTCCTAGCTTTATAAAAAAGAGAAAAGAAAATTACCAAAGATTATATGAGGGTTTAAAAGGGCTAAAAGAGTTTGATTTGGTTGAAAAAGAACAAAACTCAGATCCGTCTTGGTTTGGCTTTATGCTCCTAGTAAATGAAAAGGCTAAATTTAGCAGAAATGAAATAAGCACCTTTTTAGAAAAGCATAATATCCAAACAAGAACCCTATTTGCAGGTAATATTATAAGACATCCTGCCTTTGATTGTATGAAAGAGGGTGTTGATTTTAAGGTAATAGGAAAGCTTGAAAATACCGAAAAAATTATGAATGATGGCTTTTGGGTAGGAGTGTATCCGGGTATGAGCTTTGAAATGATTGATTACATCATACTTAAGATAAAAGAATTTTGCGAGGCAAATAAATGA
- a CDS encoding NAD-dependent epimerase/dehydratase family protein: MLKILLTGATGFVGTNFVLNLHNKYEIIALVRNTSDTSKIEKFCKIYRYDESIESIEKVFESEDIDGVVHLASLVPTSSSKDIKINELINSNILFGTYLLELCGKNKINFFINTATMTSYCNSLSYRPSSLYAASKKAFEDIMKYYSLAYDSIFTSLLLYNIYGNNDNSTRLFNILQRATNEELKMSDGSQIVDYSHILDVINAFDILIKLIQEKPNFCKDKIFSLKGKERKSLKEVVELYERILGKKLNIKWGARAKRELEINLPWEGGESLPGWEQKISLEKGFEMLVKEFKMDNDKN; the protein is encoded by the coding sequence TTGTTAAAAATACTTCTCACAGGTGCAACAGGCTTTGTAGGCACAAATTTTGTTTTAAATTTGCATAATAAGTATGAAATTATTGCTTTAGTTAGAAATACTAGTGATACTTCTAAAATAGAAAAGTTTTGTAAAATTTATCGCTATGATGAAAGTATAGAAAGCATAGAAAAAGTCTTTGAAAGTGAAGATATAGATGGGGTGGTGCATTTGGCTTCTTTAGTGCCTACAAGCTCTAGCAAGGATATAAAAATAAATGAGCTAATAAACTCAAACATACTTTTTGGCACTTATCTTTTAGAACTTTGTGGTAAAAATAAGATAAATTTTTTTATAAACACCGCCACTATGACATCTTATTGCAACTCCTTATCTTATCGTCCCTCTTCTTTATATGCGGCTAGCAAAAAGGCTTTTGAAGATATTATGAAGTATTACTCTCTTGCTTACGATAGTATATTTACATCCTTGCTTCTTTATAACATCTATGGAAATAATGACAACTCAACTAGACTTTTCAATATCTTGCAAAGGGCTACAAATGAGGAACTAAAAATGAGTGATGGCTCTCAAATAGTTGATTACTCTCATATTTTAGATGTAATCAATGCCTTTGATATTTTAATAAAACTCATACAAGAAAAGCCAAATTTTTGTAAAGATAAAATCTTTTCTTTAAAAGGAAAAGAAAGAAAAAGTCTTAAAGAAGTAGTAGAACTTTATGAAAGAATTTTAGGTAAAAAGTTAAATATAAAATGGGGAGCAAGAGCAAAAAGAGAACTTGAGATAAACTTACCTTGGGAAGGAGGAGAAAGCTTACCTGGATGGGAACAAAAGATAAGTTTGGAAAAAGGGTTTGAAATGCTTGTAAAAGAGTTTAAGATGGATAATGATAAAAATTAG
- a CDS encoding type II toxin-antitoxin system YafQ family toxin: MKYKIIYSKEYKKSFKKLKKDDILLLESILEKLANDEKLDIRYKNHQLKGKLKGIWDCHIKPDLVLLYKKDSDKLILSALRIGSHSEIFS; encoded by the coding sequence ATGAAGTATAAGATAATATACTCTAAAGAGTATAAAAAATCATTTAAAAAATTAAAAAAAGACGATATACTTTTATTAGAAAGTATTTTAGAAAAATTAGCTAATGATGAAAAATTGGATATAAGGTATAAAAATCATCAATTGAAAGGAAAGCTAAAGGGTATATGGGATTGTCATATAAAGCCTGATTTAGTTTTGCTATATAAAAAAGATTCGGACAAACTCATATTAAGTGCCTTAAGAATAGGCTCTCACAGCGAAATATTTTCCTAA
- a CDS encoding protoporphyrinogen/coproporphyrinogen oxidase, whose translation MKIIVMGGGIAGISAAYHLKKKGLKASIFEKEKELGGLCNSFKLGDFTFDYAPHLSFAKDEYVKNLFASSCEIVAHKPPRISNYYHGTWVKHPAQNNLYPLNTDEKVKIIADFVENPYRQKEIKTYEDWLKASYGEYFTEHFSKPYTRKYWVLEAKEMNANWVGARFYTPNITEVLKGAFEKETPNTYYADEMRVPKEGGYKSFLHSMIKELDDVRLNKELVSIDTKQKKLYFKDKSVESYDVLISTLPLPEYAQILKDIPAKVKEACEKLKNTSMALISLCLNKPKIIDDIWFYIYDEDILPARCYSPSQKSAFNAPKNCSSLQFEVCFSKEKPLKLAQDELVRHIVQKGEEMGLFTESEILQKDIRVKPYANVSFYLGMEDDRSLIREHLKEQKIYTAGRFGKWDYLWSDQSLLSGKDVVEKELGF comes from the coding sequence ATGAAGATTATCGTTATGGGGGGTGGCATTGCAGGAATTTCAGCTGCTTATCATCTTAAGAAAAAGGGCTTAAAAGCAAGTATCTTTGAAAAAGAAAAGGAGTTAGGAGGGCTTTGCAACTCTTTTAAGCTGGGCGATTTTACCTTTGATTATGCTCCGCACTTATCTTTTGCTAAAGATGAGTATGTGAAAAATCTTTTTGCTTCTTCTTGCGAGATTGTAGCTCATAAACCGCCTAGAATATCAAACTACTACCACGGAACCTGGGTTAAACACCCAGCACAAAACAATCTTTATCCCTTAAATACAGATGAAAAAGTAAAAATTATAGCTGATTTTGTGGAAAATCCTTATAGACAAAAAGAAATTAAAACTTATGAAGACTGGCTTAAGGCTTCTTATGGAGAGTATTTTACAGAACATTTTTCCAAACCTTACACTAGAAAATACTGGGTTTTGGAAGCAAAGGAGATGAATGCAAACTGGGTGGGTGCTAGATTTTACACGCCAAACATTACAGAAGTCTTAAAGGGTGCTTTTGAAAAAGAAACGCCAAATACCTACTATGCTGATGAGATGAGAGTGCCAAAAGAAGGCGGATATAAAAGCTTTTTGCACTCTATGATAAAAGAGCTAGATGATGTGAGGCTAAATAAAGAGCTTGTAAGCATAGATACTAAACAAAAGAAGCTTTATTTTAAGGATAAAAGCGTTGAAAGTTATGATGTTTTAATCTCAACCTTGCCACTACCTGAATACGCACAGATCTTAAAAGATATACCTGCTAAGGTAAAAGAGGCTTGCGAAAAGCTTAAAAACACAAGTATGGCTTTAATCTCACTTTGTCTTAATAAGCCAAAAATTATAGATGATATTTGGTTTTATATCTATGATGAGGACATACTTCCTGCAAGATGCTATTCTCCCAGTCAAAAGTCTGCTTTTAATGCTCCAAAAAACTGCTCTTCCTTGCAGTTTGAGGTCTGTTTTTCTAAAGAAAAGCCTTTAAAATTAGCTCAGGATGAGCTTGTAAGGCACATAGTGCAAAAGGGCGAGGAAATGGGACTTTTTACAGAAAGTGAAATTTTGCAAAAAGACATTAGGGTAAAGCCTTACGCAAATGTGAGCTTTTATCTTGGTATGGAAGATGATAGAAGCCTTATAAGGGAGCATTTAAAAGAGCAAAAAATTTACACAGCAGGTCGCTTTGGAAAATGGGACTATCTATGGAGCGATCAATCCTTACTAAGCGGCAAAGATGTGGTAGAAAAGGAACTTGGATTTTAA